One window from the genome of Cricetulus griseus strain 17A/GY chromosome 2, alternate assembly CriGri-PICRH-1.0, whole genome shotgun sequence encodes:
- the LOC100770169 gene encoding 60S ribosomal protein L7a-like isoform X2 encodes MPKGKKAKGKKVAPAPTVVKKQEAKKVVNPLFEKRPKNFGSGQDIQPKRDLTCFVKWPPYIWLQRQRAILYKWLKVPPAINQFTQALDWQTATQLLKLAHKYRPQTKQEKQRLLARAEKKAAGKGDVPTKRPPVLRAGVNTVTTLVENKKAQLVVIAHDVDPIEMVVFLSALCRKMGVPYCIIKGKARLG; translated from the coding sequence ATGCCCAAGGGAAAGAAGGCCAAGGGGAAGAAGGTGGCCCCAGCCCCCACAGTCGTGAAGAAACAGGAGGCCAAGAAGGTGGTGAACCCTTTGTTTGAGAAAAGGCCTAAGAACTTCGGCAGTGGGCAGGACATCCAGCCCAAACGAGATCTCACATGCTTCGTCAAATGGCCCCCATACATTTGGCTGCAAAGGCAAAGGGCCATCCTCTATAAGTGGCTTAAAGTTCCTCCTGCCATTAACCAGTTCACCCAGGCCCTGGACTGGCAAACAGCTACCCAGCTGCTCAAGCTTGCCCACAAATATAGGCCACAGACAAAGCAGGAGAAGCAAAGGCTGTTGGCCCgtgctgagaagaaggctgcTGGCAAAGGGGATGTCCCAACTAAGAGGCCACCTGTTCTTCGAGCAGGAGTCAATACAGTCACCACCTTGGTGGAGAACAAGAAGGCTCAGCTGGTGGTAATCGCCCACGATGTAGACCCTATTGAGATGGTGGTCTTCCTGTCTGCCCTGTGTCGGAAGATGGGGGTCCCCTACTGCATCATCAAGGGAAAAGCCAGGCTGGGATGA